The region TGAAATTGATGCGAATTTGCGGAGTTTACGGGCCAGTGCGAACACAACGGACAAAGTTCCTTTGTGTTTTTACAATTGCCTTCTCTACCCCATAAGACTGTCTGTCGAAAGAAATGGCGTGGGCCGTTTCTCCCGGGATGTCTTCGCTGTTTGACCAAGCTGTCCAATAATCATCTTCTTGGGTGGAAGGAAAAAATTGGAGGGTGGCGGCACGGCCAGGAACCACTAATCTTTGGTATTCAACAACAGTAGGAACTCGCCAAGTGGCCCCTAAGTAGTTACTGTTTTGGCAGGCTCCATAAAGTTCACTGGCCCCCGCAATGGCAATGGACGAAGTCCCTTGTACCACTTGTGGAAAAGCAATGGAATTACAAGCATGTGTTTTGGAATCACAATAGGCAACTTGCACTGCACCTGCACGAGCGACGTCATTAGGATTGAAAATAGAACCTTGTGGGGATCCCAAACAATCGTTAAAACCGGCGCGGTAAACTTGGCCATGCGTACATTTTTGCCATACTAAGTTGGAAACAGGGTCTGAAATA is a window of Leptospira kanakyensis DNA encoding:
- the lsa25 gene encoding surface adhesin Lsa25 gives rise to the protein MKKIQYCFALLVLSFFMNCEMKPVEDFYGLSPEETNQLLAGILANQSLRDNGNGTISDPVSNLVWQKCTHGQVYRAGFNDCLGSPQGSIFNPNDVARAGAVQVAYCDSKTHACNSIAFPQVVQGTSSIAIAGASELYGACQNSNYLGATWRVPTVVEYQRLVVPGRAATLQFFPSTQEDDYWTAWSNSEDIPGETAHAISFDRQSYGVEKAIVKTQRNFVRCVRTGP